In Triticum urartu cultivar G1812 unplaced genomic scaffold, Tu2.1 TuUngrouped_contig_8601, whole genome shotgun sequence, the genomic stretch GTTCATGACTGTTGACGAGCTCGTCGGAGCCTGCAACTTAAAGCTTGGGTCATTGTTGAGGCCGGTGAAAGAAAGGGCTTGCCGGGTGACAGAACTATTATTTGCTGCCAATAGCTCATTGTCATGGAGCCTGACATCATTGATGCTGTAACGCTTTGTCCCTGACGATGCCTTTTTCTGTATTCTCTTGAAAAACTTTTGTGCATGGCTTGAAACTTGGACAGGGGTCTTAGTGGTGACGAAGTGCTTGGATATGTTTTTCCAGTCGCCACGGCCATAGACTTCCAGCCCATAAAGAAATGACCTGTGAACATAATGTTCAAAAGAATTGTTAGGTTAAATTGTTTACTGAAAGATGAATTGTGCAGTTGTTTTACTGAAGCAACTAATATAGATTGAAGCAAACTACCAATTTGACAGGTTCAAACCACTACAACAACGCATGCTTACTTTTTTTTATTTACGGGTACTGGATAGAATATATGTATATCAGAAATCCATAAGTGAACTAACATTTTGTAGACAACCAAAACATATTACAAATTCAAAATTATCGTACCTCTATTTTTCTGTAGTGAAACGACAATCATTACAGGTTATTGATCTGTTTGATTGCGACAAGACGTACCATATCGGAATTTAATGGCCTATTTTACTGCCTTTCTAATTTTTAATCAAGGTCCAATCACATAAAAAATTTAAGACAAAAAGTAAAGTAAGAAAGAAAGTTCATCAATATCTAATTTGCAGGGATTAGTATTTATCAAAAATATAAACTGTAAACGTCCAGATATACATTTAGTAAAGTGCAATATCAATTTAACATACCTGCCTCATTGAATTAATTCGCAGAGCTTAATTATCATATGTTGATTTTAAATAAAGAACAACTAAAACTACATGACAAGGAAGAATATAGGTATCGACTaacttgtgttcctctttggtcCAAAACTTTCGTTGATGTGCGGCAACAGCTGGTCGATCAACGGAAGTATTGTTCTCCAAGACCACCATCTTGTTCTTGTCTACCATCATCGGAGCCTCCTCCGTCTTCCGGATTCTTGTATCCTCCAGTCTGCAACGAAATGAAAATCCATTATCATCCATGGTTGTGTCGTCATCCTCTTGTGCCTCAAAGTTTTCATTAACAAGGCCGCCCATGCTGTAAATGGAAATTGACAGTGTCCAGTGTACATTTAGTAAAGTACAATATCATCACCAACATAAGCTACTGATCTCACATAATAAATATGCACAACATTCTTAATTGGTATATGTTCACTGAAAACAAACAACAATTAAAACTACATGACAAAGGAGAGCATGCAACCATGGACGAACCTGTGTTCCTCGTCAGTCCAAAAACCCCATTGATGTGTGGCAACAACTGGTTGGTCTATGGAAATATTGTTCTCCAACACCTCCATCTTGTTATTGTCTGCCATCAGCGGTGCCTCACCCGT encodes the following:
- the LOC125531968 gene encoding myb-like protein I, which gives rise to MDPIVNQGWTSSEVEEACSLIARLNTNKIMYDSNDDKNKKHNYIVNSLHALFPSKTMKQVTDLYINLAVEMHMTQWREGTHVTSGSPQNIFTFCDPVNGNYELPMEENGASSTHGMYTMGDHANENFGVREEATIMDNNGLSFGCPMENRGITVTGEAPLMADNNKMEVLENNISIDQPVVATHQWGFWTDEEHSMGGLVNENFEAQEDDDTTMDDNGFSFRCRLEDTRIRKTEEAPMMVDKNKMVVLENNTSVDRPAVAAHQRKFWTKEEHKSFLYGLEVYGRGDWKNISKHFVTTKTPVQVSSHAQKFFKRIQKKASSGTKRYSINDVRLHDNELLAANNSSVTRQALSFTGLNNDPSFKLQAPTSSSTVMNNQAQCSPSIYNQQVGHQPMWSEQQMMGSVAAVMDGVENYVPDGQQGSAYFYLGNV